From the Clostridiales bacterium FE2011 genome, one window contains:
- a CDS encoding diacylglycerol kinase family lipid kinase, producing the protein MLFAFIVNPAAGNGYSLEIMQKLEETLKAKGTEYRIHRTERPGHGTELAVKLAADEDVTAVVSVGGDGTAGEVAAGLTGTGKPMGIIPAGTGNDFIKSAGIPNEPDKALELLLTGIAKPTDTGTVNDRFFLNVCGTGFDVTVLDYAENEKKKHRGLTPYFLGLIKAIFHYQSIHLKITADGKEQEGEYLICSVANGRFIGGGIPICPKADIEDGKLDLVMIRSVHRWQIPFYLPGLMLSKDLKFRITKHFRASDILIEGNSLRINVDGDISPMNSVEFRINPGSLMLIR; encoded by the coding sequence ATGTTATTTGCTTTTATCGTAAACCCTGCGGCAGGAAACGGATATTCTCTTGAAATCATGCAGAAGCTTGAGGAAACCCTTAAAGCCAAAGGTACGGAATACCGCATACACAGAACTGAACGGCCCGGCCATGGTACAGAGCTCGCTGTTAAACTTGCGGCTGATGAAGATGTTACAGCCGTTGTATCTGTCGGAGGAGACGGAACTGCGGGGGAGGTTGCTGCAGGTCTTACAGGAACAGGGAAACCCATGGGCATTATTCCAGCTGGTACCGGAAATGATTTTATCAAATCCGCGGGTATTCCCAATGAGCCTGACAAGGCGCTGGAATTGCTGCTGACAGGAATTGCAAAGCCCACTGATACAGGCACAGTAAACGACCGCTTTTTCCTGAATGTCTGCGGTACGGGATTTGATGTTACAGTCCTGGATTATGCGGAGAATGAAAAGAAAAAGCACAGGGGGCTCACACCTTATTTCCTTGGACTGATCAAAGCAATCTTTCATTATCAAAGCATTCATCTGAAGATAACCGCTGACGGAAAAGAACAGGAAGGAGAGTATCTTATCTGTTCTGTGGCGAACGGCCGTTTCATCGGCGGTGGCATCCCCATATGTCCGAAAGCTGATATTGAAGACGGAAAGCTTGATCTTGTTATGATCCGCAGTGTTCACAGGTGGCAGATTCCGTTTTACCTGCCGGGCCTGATGCTTTCCAAAGATCTGAAATTCAGAATAACGAAGCATTTCAGAGCTTCCGATATCCTGATAGAGGGAAACAGTCTGCGAATCAATGTGGACGGAGATATCAGTCCGATGAACAGCGTCGAATTCAGAATCAATCCAGGTTCATTGATGCTTATTCGGTAA
- a CDS encoding transketolase family protein: MEKKAVRVAYGEALVKLGEENEKVVVLDADLAGATMTNGFKKAYPNRFYDCGIAEANMVDVAAGMSTMGLIPFCSTFAVFAGRNYDQIRNGVCYPKFNVKFGFSHAGITLGEDGGSHQAIEDIALMRVLPGMTVFVPSDANECYQCVEAAAKIEGPVYIRTARLATPVYDPRPFTVGKGNVIRDGSDCAIFTCGIMLEHAIEAADILAGQGVNAALVSFHTIKPFDEELALRYTAKCRKVFTVEEHSIIGGLGDTVASAIIGNGVEKFMKIGINDVFGQSGKPADLLKEYELTGPQIAEKILKNL; this comes from the coding sequence ATGGAAAAGAAAGCAGTTCGTGTTGCATATGGTGAGGCCCTTGTCAAACTGGGCGAAGAAAATGAGAAAGTCGTTGTGCTTGATGCTGACCTGGCCGGCGCAACAATGACAAACGGATTCAAGAAAGCGTATCCCAACCGGTTTTATGACTGTGGTATTGCAGAAGCAAACATGGTTGACGTTGCTGCCGGTATGAGTACAATGGGACTTATCCCTTTCTGCTCCACATTCGCGGTTTTTGCAGGCCGCAATTATGACCAGATCCGGAATGGCGTCTGTTACCCCAAATTCAATGTCAAGTTTGGTTTCAGCCATGCAGGCATTACGCTGGGTGAAGACGGCGGCAGCCATCAGGCTATCGAGGACATTGCGCTTATGAGAGTCCTGCCTGGTATGACTGTGTTTGTTCCTTCCGATGCCAACGAGTGTTACCAGTGTGTTGAAGCGGCAGCGAAAATTGAAGGCCCTGTATACATCCGTACAGCCAGACTCGCTACTCCTGTTTATGATCCCAGACCGTTTACCGTAGGAAAGGGAAATGTCATTCGTGACGGAAGCGACTGTGCGATATTCACATGCGGTATTATGCTGGAGCACGCTATAGAAGCTGCTGATATCCTTGCGGGCCAGGGTGTGAATGCGGCGCTCGTATCTTTCCATACGATCAAGCCTTTTGATGAGGAACTTGCTCTTCGCTATACAGCGAAATGCAGAAAAGTGTTTACTGTCGAAGAGCATTCCATCATCGGCGGACTTGGAGACACAGTAGCTTCCGCTATTATCGGAAACGGTGTTGAGAAGTTCATGAAGATTGGTATCAACGATGTGTTCGGCCAAAGCGGAAAACCGGCCGACCTCCTGAAAGAATATGAGCTGACCGGTCCCCAGATTGCAGAAAAAATCCTGAAGAATCTGTAA
- a CDS encoding transketolase, giving the protein MDIQTLEKYARQVRRDIIIMTAAAGSGHPGGSLSSTEAMVALYFDVMNVDPKDDKNPDRDRFVLSKGHSAPALYGTLCERGFFGREEFDHFRQLHGILQGHPDTKKCPGVDASTGSLGQGISIAVGMALGAKHTGKKCHVYTIIGDGESQEGLVWEASMAAAHYKLDNLTVILDHNGLQIDGTNDEVMSLGDIKAKALAFGYDVIEVADGNDMKQVVEALHVPACPGKPRYIILNTLKGKGVSFMEGQVGWHGKAPNAEQAAQALKELEG; this is encoded by the coding sequence ATGGATATCCAGACACTTGAAAAATATGCGCGGCAGGTGAGAAGAGACATCATTATCATGACTGCTGCTGCAGGCTCAGGACATCCCGGCGGATCTCTTTCCAGCACGGAGGCTATGGTTGCGCTGTATTTTGATGTAATGAATGTGGATCCCAAGGATGACAAGAACCCTGACCGTGACAGGTTTGTTCTTTCCAAGGGCCATTCCGCTCCCGCTCTTTACGGAACACTTTGTGAACGCGGCTTTTTCGGTCGCGAGGAATTTGATCATTTCCGTCAGCTCCACGGTATTCTGCAGGGACATCCCGACACAAAAAAATGTCCCGGCGTTGATGCCTCCACCGGCTCTCTCGGACAGGGAATTTCCATTGCGGTCGGTATGGCTCTCGGAGCAAAGCATACAGGGAAAAAATGCCATGTTTACACAATCATAGGAGACGGTGAAAGCCAGGAAGGCCTTGTATGGGAAGCCAGCATGGCTGCCGCGCACTATAAGCTTGACAACCTGACCGTTATTCTGGATCATAACGGACTTCAGATTGACGGAACAAATGATGAAGTTATGAGTCTCGGAGATATCAAAGCAAAGGCTCTCGCTTTCGGATATGACGTGATTGAGGTTGCGGACGGCAACGATATGAAACAGGTTGTAGAGGCTCTGCATGTGCCTGCCTGTCCCGGCAAACCGAGATATATTATTCTGAATACGCTGAAGGGTAAGGGCGTCAGCTTTATGGAAGGCCAGGTCGGCTGGCATGGAAAAGCTCCGAATGCTGAACAGGCTGCCCAGGCACTGAAGGAATTGGAGGGCTGA
- a CDS encoding methionine gamma-lyase family protein, with protein sequence MNRIEEMILKAEEELKESFARIDENEMKRTKQVLDLFRQEGVSYRHFAPSTGYGYDDIGRDTLERIYAGIFHTEAALMRPHVASGTAALSLTLFGLTKPGEKIVSATGMPYDTLLGVIGTGKGSQPGSLKEMGVSFECVELKDGKIDVPAVEKAITKDTSLVIAQRSRGYAWRPSLFPEEFAELADMIHSRHPGVTLMVDNCYGEFVCKDEPTDYGADICVGSLIKNPGGGIAPTGGYVAGKHDKVERIAGRLTAPGLGRELGSYAASYRPFYQGLFMAPHTVAQALKTALLASRLFDNLGFETSPSSKEQRADIIQAIKMETPERLVAFCQGIQTASPVDSMAMPEPWDMPGYDDQVVMAAGTFVAGASIELSADGPIRAPYTAFMQGGLTYVHGRIALSEALRRMMETGALKMP encoded by the coding sequence ATGAACCGTATTGAGGAAATGATCCTGAAAGCGGAGGAAGAGCTGAAGGAATCCTTTGCCAGGATCGATGAAAATGAAATGAAGCGTACGAAACAGGTGCTCGACTTGTTCCGGCAGGAAGGGGTCAGTTACAGGCATTTTGCCCCGTCCACCGGTTACGGATACGATGATATCGGACGGGACACCCTGGAAAGGATATATGCGGGGATTTTCCATACGGAGGCGGCGCTTATGAGGCCGCACGTAGCCAGCGGAACGGCAGCCCTGAGCCTGACTCTCTTTGGCCTTACAAAACCGGGAGAAAAAATCGTCAGCGCTACCGGTATGCCCTATGATACCCTGCTGGGAGTTATCGGAACAGGAAAAGGCAGTCAGCCGGGGTCACTGAAAGAAATGGGCGTTTCTTTTGAATGTGTGGAACTGAAAGACGGGAAGATTGATGTTCCGGCCGTGGAAAAGGCGATCACGAAAGATACATCCCTTGTGATCGCTCAGAGAAGCCGGGGATATGCCTGGAGACCCAGCCTGTTTCCTGAGGAATTTGCGGAACTGGCCGATATGATTCACAGCAGGCATCCCGGCGTAACGCTGATGGTTGATAACTGCTACGGCGAATTTGTGTGTAAGGATGAACCTACGGATTACGGCGCGGATATATGCGTAGGCAGTCTGATCAAGAATCCGGGCGGAGGAATTGCACCAACCGGAGGATACGTGGCCGGAAAGCATGATAAAGTGGAACGTATTGCAGGAAGGCTGACAGCACCCGGACTTGGCCGGGAGCTCGGTTCCTATGCTGCATCATACAGGCCGTTTTATCAGGGACTGTTCATGGCACCGCACACAGTGGCCCAGGCGCTGAAGACGGCACTTCTTGCTTCAAGACTGTTTGACAATCTGGGTTTTGAGACGTCGCCGTCATCAAAGGAACAGCGCGCTGACATTATTCAGGCGATTAAGATGGAAACTCCTGAGCGGCTTGTGGCGTTTTGTCAGGGAATTCAAACAGCCAGCCCCGTGGACAGTATGGCCATGCCCGAACCCTGGGACATGCCGGGCTATGATGATCAGGTTGTTATGGCGGCAGGAACATTTGTTGCCGGCGCCAGTATTGAACTGAGCGCTGACGGTCCTATCAGGGCACCGTACACTGCTTTTATGCAGGGAGGACTGACATATGTTCACGGGCGGATTGCGCTTTCAGAAGCACTGCGCAGAATGATGGAAACAGGGGCGCTCAAAATGCCGTAA
- the miaA gene encoding tRNA (adenosine(37)-N6)-dimethylallyltransferase MiaA — protein sequence MTEQIVCRVITGPTASGKTSLSVRLAQEQGWDILCMDSMQIYRRMDIGTAKPTKEEMGGVCHYLMDICEPTDMFSVADYRDEAEKLILQLTEKGRHVLFVGGTVLYLQSLMHPMGMGMTPANEELRKILNAMAETADGRAALHERLRSIDPVTAQRLPVNDVRRIIRAIEVWEATGIPFSEQPRRENENDRRFCWKVVSTEMDRDLLYDRINQRVTDMIQKGLKNEVASLLEEGVPEDARSMNGLGYKEMIPCIRGEYSVEDAAEMIRKGTRHYAKRQMTFLRREECIHYVRTDREDAYDEIRRYLL from the coding sequence ATGACAGAACAGATTGTCTGCAGAGTCATAACGGGGCCTACAGCCAGCGGGAAGACCAGTCTGAGCGTACGTCTCGCACAGGAGCAGGGATGGGATATTCTGTGTATGGACAGTATGCAGATTTACAGAAGAATGGATATCGGAACCGCTAAACCGACAAAGGAAGAAATGGGCGGTGTATGTCATTATCTGATGGATATCTGTGAACCAACGGATATGTTCAGCGTTGCAGATTACAGGGATGAAGCCGAAAAACTGATTCTGCAGCTTACAGAAAAGGGCAGACATGTATTGTTTGTCGGAGGAACTGTACTCTATCTTCAGTCGCTGATGCATCCCATGGGAATGGGAATGACGCCGGCCAATGAAGAACTGAGGAAGATATTGAATGCAATGGCGGAAACGGCAGACGGACGCGCCGCACTGCATGAGAGGCTTCGAAGTATAGATCCGGTAACCGCCCAACGTCTTCCGGTGAATGATGTCAGAAGGATTATCCGTGCAATAGAAGTATGGGAGGCTACCGGCATTCCTTTTTCCGAACAGCCCAGGCGTGAGAATGAGAATGACCGCCGATTCTGCTGGAAGGTGGTTTCCACTGAAATGGACAGGGATTTACTCTATGACCGGATCAATCAACGCGTGACGGATATGATCCAAAAGGGATTAAAGAATGAAGTGGCATCCCTGCTGGAGGAAGGCGTACCTGAAGACGCCAGGAGCATGAACGGCCTGGGGTACAAGGAGATGATTCCCTGTATACGCGGTGAGTATTCTGTTGAAGATGCGGCAGAGATGATCCGTAAGGGAACACGTCATTATGCAAAAAGGCAGATGACGTTCCTGCGCAGGGAAGAATGCATTCATTATGTCAGAACCGACAGAGAAGATGCGTACGATGAAATCAGAAGATATTTGCTGTGA
- the mutL gene encoding DNA mismatch repair endonuclease MutL, translated as MGKIRPLSENLIGKIAAGEVVERPAAAIKELIENSLDAGATAVTVEIQEGGLTSIRVADNGSGIDESDIRMAFERHATSKISREQDLDAIATLGFRGEALASIAAVSRITMTTRTAASDTGLKVKNEGGRITDIQEIACPVGTTIQVNDLFFNVPVRKGFMKKAGQEASAVHDLIVQLLLSRPDVSFRYISNGKTEFHSPGDGQTATALQTVYGSYAMKFMKEVNDHGNGLIIKGYVGIGENGRGNRNQEMFFINGRVMHNKILNEALETACRERVMIGKFPVCALYITIPYEAVDVNVHPNKLEVRFRDETGVYEAVLSAVLMALKEKDAFQHPVEMTLSPQKEKASDRIMEVPVQAAPVMRRPLPSPDESVTVSRTLPASASAFSPAPKPEPVYRDIPPRPAETINIPAAGREYAAPAVMKESAEQVNTILSAVRKPMKVFGALFNTFILVEYEDQLLMVDQHAVHERLLFDRLMSEHTEKAQAGQEMLVPVVLGVTNAEQRLLEDNREALESIGLVVEAFGEKDVAVRTIPVILGEAQTKDFIRDVINDLQNGKDPTFEKKRTQLLQTACKHAVKGGETLTEEELRSLLDTMIEQKVTPTCPHGRPLVVSISHRELDRKFKRIQN; from the coding sequence ATGGGAAAGATCAGACCGCTGAGTGAAAACCTGATTGGTAAAATAGCTGCGGGTGAAGTCGTGGAAAGACCGGCAGCAGCTATCAAGGAACTGATTGAAAACAGTCTGGATGCCGGTGCTACAGCTGTGACAGTCGAAATCCAGGAAGGCGGACTGACAAGCATCCGCGTAGCCGATAATGGCAGCGGTATTGATGAAAGCGATATCCGCATGGCGTTTGAACGGCATGCCACGAGTAAAATCAGCAGGGAACAGGATCTTGACGCCATTGCAACCCTGGGCTTCCGCGGAGAGGCTCTTGCAAGTATTGCAGCCGTATCACGGATTACAATGACAACCCGGACCGCTGCAAGCGATACAGGATTGAAAGTAAAAAACGAAGGCGGACGGATTACTGATATACAGGAAATTGCCTGCCCCGTCGGCACAACAATCCAGGTGAATGATTTGTTTTTCAATGTTCCTGTCCGCAAAGGATTTATGAAAAAAGCCGGTCAGGAAGCTTCGGCAGTTCACGATCTGATTGTCCAGCTTTTACTGAGCCGCCCCGATGTCAGTTTCAGGTATATTTCAAACGGTAAAACAGAATTCCATTCACCCGGAGACGGACAGACAGCCACGGCATTGCAGACGGTTTACGGAAGCTATGCCATGAAGTTTATGAAAGAAGTGAATGATCACGGGAACGGACTGATCATCAAGGGGTATGTCGGCATCGGAGAGAACGGAAGAGGAAACCGGAATCAGGAAATGTTCTTCATCAACGGCCGTGTCATGCATAATAAAATCCTGAACGAGGCACTGGAAACGGCCTGCAGGGAACGGGTGATGATTGGAAAATTCCCGGTCTGTGCACTGTATATCACCATTCCATATGAAGCAGTGGACGTCAATGTACACCCGAATAAGCTGGAAGTGCGATTCAGGGATGAAACCGGGGTTTATGAAGCTGTACTCAGTGCGGTGCTGATGGCATTGAAAGAAAAGGATGCTTTTCAACATCCGGTTGAGATGACTCTCAGCCCCCAGAAGGAAAAAGCTTCTGACCGGATAATGGAAGTTCCTGTCCAGGCGGCTCCTGTCATGCGCCGTCCGCTGCCTTCTCCTGATGAATCGGTGACAGTCAGCCGGACGCTCCCTGCCAGTGCGTCTGCTTTTTCTCCTGCCCCCAAACCGGAACCGGTTTACAGGGATATCCCGCCAAGACCGGCAGAGACAATCAATATCCCTGCTGCCGGCCGTGAGTATGCAGCTCCTGCTGTGATGAAAGAAAGTGCAGAACAGGTTAACACAATCCTGAGTGCAGTCCGAAAACCGATGAAAGTATTCGGCGCGCTGTTCAACACGTTTATCCTGGTTGAATATGAAGACCAGCTGCTGATGGTTGACCAGCATGCGGTTCATGAGCGTCTGCTGTTTGACAGGCTTATGAGTGAACACACGGAAAAAGCCCAGGCCGGCCAGGAAATGCTTGTTCCTGTTGTGCTTGGTGTTACAAATGCTGAACAGCGCCTGCTGGAAGATAACAGGGAAGCGCTGGAAAGCATAGGACTCGTTGTTGAGGCGTTTGGTGAGAAGGATGTTGCTGTCAGGACGATCCCCGTGATTCTGGGCGAGGCACAGACAAAGGATTTTATACGGGATGTGATCAACGATCTTCAGAACGGAAAAGATCCGACTTTTGAGAAAAAACGGACACAGCTGCTTCAGACCGCCTGCAAGCATGCCGTTAAAGGCGGGGAAACGCTGACAGAAGAAGAATTGCGGAGCCTTCTTGACACAATGATTGAACAGAAGGTGACACCCACCTGTCCCCATGGAAGACCGCTTGTGGTTTCCATCAGCCACAGGGAACTGGACAGGAAATTCAAACGCATACAGAACTGA
- the mutS gene encoding DNA mismatch repair protein MutS, with protein MALSPMMQQYLRIHDQYADCLLLFRLGDFYELFFEDAKTASRELELTLTGKDCGLEERAPMCGVPYHSVNTYIEKLIAKGYKVAICEQMEDPALAKGLVDRDVVRVITAGTVTDPAMLEDKANNYLMCVYLDGKKTGIAYADVSTGEFFVMEPEVNLLRAQIVRVNPMEVICNDPPQLTALTGGDIRGLNGQPRVWFQRKNAEDTICEHFHLSQLTSLGLDDKKEATCAAGALLRYLHETQKNSLEHIRTLRIAENGKTMLLDQNTRRNLELTESLRGERRKGTLLGLLDLTSTAMGGRLLRRWVEQPLLDEKEINNRLDAVEELVNDRILGMTLAEELEGVYDMERLMNKVAYRNMNARDCLALCASLKRIPGIRNLLINVQSAEMIRIHDELNPLEELTDLLDRAIHPDAPVIITEGGIIREGYSQILDEYREAQTSGKQWILDLEAREREETGIRNLRIQYNKVFGYYIEVTKSFLSQVPERYIRKQTLTNAERYMTPELKEIEQKIIGAQEQSVRLELQLFSEVRDRIAEQIEGIQRTAQALKELDVFQSLSRAASENHYVRPSITSDGTLSIVEGRHPVVERNMKDGGFIPNDTLLDGNENRMMIITGPNMAGKSTYMRQVALICLMAQIGSFVPAREASLPVCDRIFTRVGASDDLASGQSTFMVEMSETAHILRNATKNSLIILDEIGRGTSTFDGLSIAWAVVEYIADKERIGAKTLFATHYHELSELEGHLDGVKNFCISVKEHGEDVIFLRKIVRGGADKSFGVHVARLAGVPHPVIVRAHEIQARLEVSEINQNTIGQNILGEDTGFRKNEQMDLFEYKKDEIIKELQEIDVMAITPMDAMNTLFLLREKARKL; from the coding sequence ATGGCACTTTCACCTATGATGCAGCAGTACCTGCGGATTCATGACCAGTATGCGGATTGCTTGCTGCTGTTCCGGCTGGGGGACTTTTATGAGCTCTTTTTCGAAGATGCCAAAACCGCCTCCAGAGAACTGGAGCTGACCCTGACCGGAAAAGACTGCGGTCTGGAGGAACGCGCACCGATGTGCGGCGTTCCTTATCATTCCGTGAATACCTATATTGAAAAGCTGATTGCAAAAGGCTACAAGGTTGCCATCTGTGAGCAGATGGAAGATCCGGCACTGGCCAAAGGCCTCGTGGACCGGGATGTGGTCCGGGTGATCACAGCCGGCACGGTGACGGATCCTGCCATGCTGGAAGACAAGGCAAACAACTATCTTATGTGCGTCTATCTGGACGGCAAAAAGACTGGCATAGCCTATGCAGACGTATCCACAGGTGAGTTTTTCGTTATGGAGCCTGAAGTAAATCTGCTGAGGGCGCAGATTGTCCGTGTGAATCCGATGGAAGTCATCTGCAATGATCCGCCGCAGCTGACAGCGCTGACAGGAGGAGACATCAGAGGACTCAACGGACAGCCAAGGGTCTGGTTCCAGCGGAAAAACGCAGAAGATACCATCTGCGAGCATTTTCATCTCAGCCAGCTGACATCACTTGGCCTGGATGATAAAAAAGAAGCCACCTGTGCAGCCGGTGCGCTGCTGCGTTATCTTCATGAAACACAGAAGAACAGTCTGGAACATATCCGTACGCTGCGAATTGCAGAAAATGGGAAAACCATGCTTCTGGACCAGAATACCAGGCGGAATCTTGAGCTTACAGAGAGCCTGAGAGGAGAACGCAGAAAGGGTACACTTCTCGGCCTGCTTGATTTGACAAGTACGGCAATGGGCGGAAGACTGCTTCGCCGATGGGTGGAACAGCCCCTTCTGGATGAAAAGGAGATCAACAACCGTCTGGATGCCGTGGAGGAACTTGTCAATGACAGGATTCTCGGCATGACACTGGCGGAAGAACTTGAAGGCGTGTACGATATGGAGCGCCTGATGAATAAGGTTGCATACAGGAATATGAATGCCAGGGACTGCCTTGCCCTGTGTGCGAGCCTGAAGCGTATACCGGGAATCCGCAATCTGCTTATCAATGTGCAAAGTGCAGAAATGATCAGGATCCATGATGAACTCAATCCGCTGGAGGAACTGACAGACCTGCTGGATCGGGCCATTCATCCGGACGCGCCTGTCATTATCACGGAGGGCGGGATTATCCGGGAAGGATATTCACAGATCCTGGATGAATACCGTGAAGCACAGACCAGCGGAAAACAATGGATCCTGGATCTCGAAGCCAGGGAAAGAGAAGAGACGGGTATCAGAAATCTCAGGATTCAGTACAATAAGGTATTCGGGTATTACATTGAAGTGACCAAAAGCTTTCTGAGCCAGGTACCTGAAAGATATATCCGGAAGCAGACGCTGACCAATGCAGAACGGTATATGACTCCTGAACTGAAAGAAATTGAGCAGAAGATCATCGGCGCACAGGAGCAAAGCGTACGCCTTGAACTACAGCTTTTCAGCGAGGTCAGGGATCGTATTGCTGAACAGATTGAAGGAATCCAAAGAACCGCTCAGGCGCTTAAGGAACTTGACGTATTCCAGAGCCTGAGCCGGGCAGCTTCGGAAAATCATTATGTACGTCCTTCCATTACTTCGGACGGAACGCTTTCGATCGTTGAGGGCCGTCATCCTGTGGTGGAAAGGAATATGAAGGATGGCGGGTTCATTCCCAATGATACGCTGCTGGACGGAAATGAAAACCGGATGATGATTATCACCGGACCGAACATGGCGGGTAAAAGTACCTATATGCGTCAGGTGGCGCTGATCTGCCTGATGGCGCAGATCGGAAGCTTTGTTCCTGCCAGGGAGGCCAGCCTTCCGGTCTGCGACCGTATTTTTACGAGGGTAGGCGCCAGCGATGATCTGGCCAGCGGACAGAGTACCTTTATGGTTGAGATGAGCGAAACCGCTCATATCCTCAGGAACGCAACGAAAAACAGCCTGATTATTCTTGATGAGATCGGACGGGGAACCAGCACATTTGACGGACTGTCCATTGCATGGGCAGTGGTGGAATATATTGCTGACAAGGAACGGATCGGAGCAAAAACCCTGTTTGCGACGCATTATCATGAATTAAGTGAACTCGAGGGTCATCTGGACGGGGTGAAAAATTTCTGTATTTCCGTCAAGGAACATGGGGAAGACGTTATCTTCCTTCGGAAAATTGTTCGCGGCGGTGCGGATAAAAGCTTTGGTGTTCATGTGGCCAGGCTGGCGGGAGTGCCTCATCCGGTAATCGTGCGTGCGCATGAGATTCAGGCCAGGCTGGAAGTCAGTGAAATCAACCAGAATACCATTGGCCAGAATATTCTGGGTGAGGATACTGGTTTCAGGAAAAATGAACAGATGGATCTGTTTGAGTATAAAAAAGATGAAATAATCAAGGAGCTTCAGGAAATTGACGTGATGGCAATCACGCCGATGGATGCGATGAATACGCTGTTCCTGCTCCGGGAAAAGGCACGCAAGCTGTAA
- a CDS encoding YlbF family regulator, producing the protein MREVMMKAQELAEAILNSETYQKMKQQEGAVRHDPDAAAALGDMIEKRQRVEAILSAADMNANELAEASREMEEAEKRMNENEMIRTLKQYRNDFQTMMDNVNKILRLVITGEVEEENSGSTGCSGNCSCCSGCR; encoded by the coding sequence ATGAGAGAAGTTATGATGAAAGCCCAGGAACTTGCGGAAGCGATCCTGAACAGTGAAACGTATCAGAAAATGAAACAGCAGGAAGGGGCTGTGCGCCATGATCCTGATGCTGCCGCGGCGCTGGGGGACATGATCGAAAAGAGACAGCGTGTGGAAGCGATTCTGTCAGCCGCAGATATGAATGCGAACGAACTTGCTGAGGCCAGCCGTGAAATGGAAGAAGCGGAAAAACGGATGAATGAGAATGAAATGATCCGGACGCTGAAACAGTACAGAAACGATTTTCAGACCATGATGGATAATGTAAACAAGATCCTCCGGCTGGTGATTACCGGCGAAGTGGAAGAGGAAAACAGCGGCAGCACGGGATGTTCCGGCAACTGCTCCTGCTGCAGCGGATGCCGCTGA